One window of the Eucalyptus grandis isolate ANBG69807.140 chromosome 8, ASM1654582v1, whole genome shotgun sequence genome contains the following:
- the LOC104415452 gene encoding probable aldo-keto reductase 1, with translation MAQEQHVQIPRVKLGTQGLEVSKLGFGCMGLTGIYNDPVQEEAGVSIITDAFAKGVTFFDTSDVYGPKTNEILVGKALKKLPREKVQLATKFGALQSKGYDVAINGRPEYVRSCCEASLKRLDVDYIDLYYVHRIDTSVPIEETMGELKKLVEEGKVKYIGLSEASPDTIRRAHAVHPVTALQIEWSLWTRDIEQEIVPLCRELGIGIVPYSPLGRGFFGGRGVIGAVPGKSLQERFPRFQPENLEKNKVFYTRIEKLAKKHDCTPIQLALAWVLHQGDDVVPIPGTTKIKNLDTNIGSLQVKLAEDDLREISDAVPIEEVVGGSIHERFARLSWRYADTPPLRDGKSSA, from the exons ATGGCCCAGGAGCAACATGTTCAGATTCCCAGAGTGAAACTTGGAACTCAGGGTCTTGAG GTTTCCAAGTTGGGCTTTGGCTGTATGGGACTGACAGGAATTTACAACGATCCTGTCCAGGAGGAAGCCGGCGTATCCATCATCACCGATGCGTTCGCCAAGGGGGTAACATTTTTCGACACGTCGGATGTATACGGCCCAAAAACTAATGAAATTCTGGTTGGGAAG GCGTTGAAGAAGTTGCCTCGTGAGAAGGTGCAGTTAGCTACCAAATTCGGGGCGCTGCAATCCAAGGGATACGATGTGGCGATAAATGGAAGGCCTGAATATGTCCGCTCATGCTGTGAGGCCAGCCTTAAGCGCCTCGATGTTGACTACATAGATCTCTATTACGTGCATCGAATCGACACATCGGTCCCAATAGAGGAAACT ATGGGAGAACTGAAGAAGTTGGTGGAAGAGGGGAAAGTGAAGTACATTGGCTTGTCGGAAGCCAGTCCTGACACCATACGGAGAGCGCACGCGGTTCATCCCGTCACTGCCTTACAAATCGAGTGGTCACTCTGGACTCGTGACATTGAGCAAGAAATCGTCCCTCTCTGCAG GGAGCTTGGGATCGGCATAGTGCCATATAGTCCTCTCGGTCGCGGGTTCTTTGGTGGTAGGGGAGTCATAGGAGCTGTGCCTGGGAAGAGCCTTCAG GAAAGGTTTCCCAGGTTTCAACCGGAGAATTTGGAGAAGAACAAAGTCTTTTACACCCGAATCGAGAAGCTAGCAAAGAAGCACGATTGCACCCCGATCCAGCTCGCCCTGGCATGGGTTCTGCATCAAGGGGATGACGTTGTGCCGATACCGG GAACGACAAAGATAAAGAACCTGGACACCAACATCGGCTCCTTGCAAGTGAAACTCGCAGAGGACGATTTGAGAGAGATATCAGATGCCGTGCCAATCGAGGAGGTCGTCGGTGGCAGTATTCACGAAAGGTTTGCTCGTCTCTCGTGGAGGTACGCGGACACGCCGCCCCTGAGAGACGGGAAATCGTCGGCCTAG
- the LOC120285903 gene encoding probable aldo-keto reductase 1, whose amino-acid sequence MAGVEVPRVKLGSQGLEVSKLGFGCMGLSGVYNSPVSEEDGIAIIKDAYSKGVTFFDTADVYGASANEVLVGKALKQLPRENIQLATKFGIIRMEATKMVVKGTPEYVRSCCEASLKRLGVDYIDLYYQHRVDTSIPIEETMGELKKLVEEGKIKYIGLSEASTDTIRRAHAVHPITALQMEWSLWTRDIEEEIVPLCRQLGIGIVPYSPLGRGFFGGKAIVESLPSNSILSTHPRFQKENLDKNKNIYTRMDDLAKKHGCTPAQLALAWVHGQGDMVVPIPGTTKIKNLDDNIGSLKVKLTEEDLKEISDAVSISEVAGGRTYENMVHATWKFANTPLPTQKV is encoded by the exons ATGGCAGGAGTGGAGGTTCCAAGGGTGAAGCTCGGAAGCCAAGGACTGGAG GTATCGAAGTTGGGCTTTGGATGCATGGGCTTGAGTGGTGTCTACAACTCTCCAGTTTCTGAAGAGGATGGCATCGCCATAATTAAGGATGCTTATAGCAAGGGAGTCACCTTCTTTGATACAGCCGATGTGTATGGAGCAAGTGCTAATGAAGTTCTGGTGGGAAAG GCTTTGAAGCAGCTCccaagagaaaatattcagcTGGCCACAAAGTTTGGTATAATAAGAATGGAAGCTACTAAGATGGTAGTGAAGGGTACCCCTGAATATGTGCGGTCATGTTGCGAAGCTAGTTTGAAGCGCTTAGGTGTGGACTACATTGATCTGTATTATCAGCATCGAGTGGACACATCAATTCCCATTGAAGAAACT ATGGGAGAACTTAAGAAACTGGTGGAAGAGGGGAAAATAAAGTATATTGGACTGTCTGAGGCAAGCACAGATACGATTAGACGAGCTCATGCAGTTCATCCCATTACAGCATTACAAATGGAGTGGTCTCTTTGGACTCGTGATATTGAGGAGGAGATAGTTCCATTATGCAG GCAGCTTGGTATTGGAATAGTTCCCTACAGTCCACTTGGGCGTGGCTTTTTTGGTGGCAAAGCTATCGTTGAAAGTTTGCCTTCAAACAGCATTCTG TCCACGCACCCTCGATTCCAAAAGGAGAACTTGGATAAGAACAAAAACATTTATACTCGGATGGATGACCTTGCGAAGAAACATGGATGCACCCCTGCGCAATTAGCTCTAGCATGGGTTCATGGACAAGGAGACATGGTTGTACCAATCCCTG GGACAACTAAGATCAAGAACTTGGATGACAATATCGGCTCTTTAAAAGTAAAGCTTACTGAAGAAGATCTGAAGGAGATCTCTGATGCTGTATCCATCAGTGAGGTAGCCGGTGGTAGAACCTACGAGAACATGGTTCATGCGACTTGGAAGTTTGCCAATACACCTCTACCAACTCAGAAAGTCTGA